In Curtobacterium sp. L6-1, a genomic segment contains:
- a CDS encoding FAD-dependent oxidoreductase — MTTDRTDVLVVGGGPVGLFLGALLAARGTAVRVWERRTSDPVGSRAIGIHPPSLDAFAAVGLTQAVLDEAVLVRTGVARSRGRVLGTLSFAGASDTHPYVATLDQHRTEHLLRARLQATAPDALRTGTALVDLDRHPDHVVATGTDRDGSPVTVRASFVVGADGARSVVRDLLGVGTTGRDYPDRYVMGDFADPEADDDRSAALVDVGSSGVLESFPLPHGRRRYVALLPDGDPLADPAGSVSAADGPDAHRASRLASVVRDRTGVAPDPATCSMLSAFGVRRRTADRVGVGRVVLVGDAAHEISPIGGQGMNLGWLDAADLAPLLAEAVRSDAAGPWPAYARRRQAAARRAGRQAEANMALGRAVPGVVGVGREALLRSVLSLPTSGVLARLYAMAWA, encoded by the coding sequence GTGACCACGGACCGCACGGACGTCCTCGTCGTCGGCGGTGGACCGGTCGGCCTGTTCCTCGGCGCGCTCCTGGCCGCGCGGGGAACCGCCGTGCGGGTGTGGGAACGCCGCACCAGCGACCCGGTCGGCTCCCGCGCGATCGGCATCCACCCGCCGTCGCTCGACGCCTTCGCCGCGGTCGGCCTCACGCAGGCGGTGCTCGACGAGGCCGTCCTCGTGCGGACCGGGGTCGCCCGGAGCCGCGGGCGGGTCCTCGGCACGCTGTCGTTCGCCGGCGCCTCGGACACGCACCCCTACGTCGCGACGCTCGACCAGCACCGCACCGAGCACCTGCTCCGTGCCCGACTGCAGGCCACCGCACCGGATGCGCTGCGCACCGGCACCGCCCTCGTCGACCTGGACCGCCACCCCGACCACGTCGTCGCGACCGGCACGGACCGGGACGGCAGCCCCGTCACCGTCCGCGCGTCCTTCGTCGTCGGCGCGGACGGCGCCCGCAGCGTCGTCCGCGACCTGCTCGGCGTCGGCACGACCGGGCGGGACTACCCGGACCGCTACGTGATGGGCGACTTCGCCGACCCGGAGGCCGACGACGACCGCTCGGCCGCCCTCGTCGACGTGGGCTCGTCGGGCGTCCTGGAGTCCTTCCCGCTCCCCCACGGTCGGCGACGGTACGTCGCGCTGCTGCCCGACGGCGACCCCCTGGCGGACCCGGCCGGCTCGGTGTCCGCAGCCGACGGGCCGGACGCGCACCGGGCCTCCCGGCTGGCGTCCGTCGTCCGCGACCGCACCGGCGTCGCACCGGACCCGGCCACGTGCTCGATGCTCAGCGCGTTCGGTGTGCGCCGCCGCACCGCCGACCGCGTCGGCGTGGGCCGCGTCGTCCTGGTCGGCGACGCCGCCCACGAGATCAGCCCGATCGGCGGGCAGGGCATGAACCTCGGCTGGCTGGACGCCGCCGACCTCGCACCGCTGCTCGCCGAGGCGGTGCGCAGCGACGCGGCCGGGCCGTGGCCCGCGTACGCACGCCGACGACAGGCGGCGGCCCGACGGGCCGGGCGGCAGGCCGAGGCGAACATGGCCCTCGGACGCGCGGTCCCCGGCGTGGTCGGCGTCGGCCGGGAGGCGCTGCTCCGGTCCGTCCTGTCCCTCCCGACGTCGGGGGTGCTCGCCCGGCTCTACGCGATGGCCTGGGCCTAG
- a CDS encoding DUF2382 domain-containing protein, which produces MIDSNNINSVFDAKVIDPDGQKVGTVKQVYVDHNDGHPLFASVSTGLFGTSESFVPLEGADLTGDELRVAYDKDRIKDAPRIDADGDLSDDEQDRIFDHYGIGGGSSTGTTSTHTDDTVGVDPDLTPTDPASAHTATGSTTSATDSRTDGAAGYDTSADATGVVGGDVTDTTRSAGHDTSGANTDDAMTRSEEHLNVGTQNVQTGRARLRKHVVTEQQNVTVPVQHEELRVETEPITDGNVGAATDGPALSEEEHEVTLSEERVVVDKETVPVERVRLGTETVTEQQQVSEEVAHEEIELDEDGTNRR; this is translated from the coding sequence ATGATCGACTCGAACAACATCAACAGCGTCTTCGACGCGAAGGTCATCGACCCGGACGGCCAGAAGGTCGGCACCGTCAAGCAGGTGTACGTCGACCACAACGACGGCCACCCCCTGTTCGCCAGCGTCTCGACGGGCCTCTTCGGCACCTCCGAGTCGTTCGTCCCGCTCGAGGGCGCGGACCTCACCGGCGACGAGCTCCGTGTCGCCTACGACAAGGACCGCATCAAGGACGCACCGCGCATCGATGCCGACGGCGACCTCAGCGACGACGAGCAGGACCGCATCTTCGACCACTACGGCATCGGCGGCGGCAGCAGCACGGGCACGACCTCGACCCACACCGACGACACCGTCGGCGTCGACCCGGACCTCACCCCGACCGACCCGGCCTCGGCGCACACGGCGACCGGCAGCACGACGTCGGCCACCGACAGCCGCACCGACGGTGCCGCCGGCTACGACACCAGCGCCGACGCGACGGGAGTCGTGGGCGGCGACGTCACCGACACGACGCGCAGCGCCGGTCACGACACCTCGGGTGCGAACACCGACGACGCGATGACCCGCTCGGAGGAGCACCTCAACGTCGGGACGCAGAACGTCCAGACGGGCCGCGCCCGCCTCCGCAAGCACGTGGTCACCGAGCAGCAGAACGTCACCGTGCCGGTGCAGCACGAGGAGCTCCGCGTCGAGACCGAGCCGATCACCGACGGCAACGTCGGCGCAGCGACCGACGGCCCGGCCCTGTCCGAGGAGGAGCACGAGGTGACCCTCTCCGAGGAGCGCGTCGTCGTCGACAAGGAGACCGTCCCGGTCGAGCGCGTCCGCCTCGGTACCGAGACCGTCACCGAGCAGCAGCAGGTCTCGGAAGAGGTCGCGCACGAGGAGATCGAGCTCGACGAGGACGGCACGAACCGCCGCTGA
- a CDS encoding acyltransferase family protein has protein sequence MTRTAAPVTTATTTGTAPAPAGVAAATGHGPARTPRAGRALALDGLRTVAIVAVILYHLHVPQFEGGWIGVTVFFVLSGYLISTLLLRERDKTGTIRLGSFWWKRLLRLYPALVALVVAGLLLWNWVGDYKGASFSAGEAAFIALTYTGNLYRSFWDTTQGVFAHTWSLSMEEQFYLVWPPVLLLLLSLGRRRRALVAGLSVVVVAASAASWLSYRTPSGGSTPDVYFSPVLGVVPLATGCLLALLLDDERVRSFAAGIAGHVGTWVGAAVVVGVQFWITDDWTEHAWTFGLLMPATGLFTAVLIGGLVSVRTPVSAALSWAPVAWFGRRVSYSAYLWHPLVIALLGTFAIGWLGNVWLFAVAVVVSIGAAYAVEVPVEKLRNRAREAHRLVAEDRAARSAATG, from the coding sequence ATGACCCGGACAGCAGCCCCGGTGACCACCGCGACCACGACGGGGACCGCACCCGCGCCCGCCGGCGTCGCCGCCGCGACGGGTCACGGACCGGCCCGGACCCCGCGCGCCGGTCGTGCCCTCGCACTGGACGGGCTGCGCACGGTCGCGATCGTCGCGGTGATCCTGTACCACCTGCACGTCCCGCAGTTCGAGGGCGGCTGGATCGGCGTCACGGTGTTCTTCGTGCTGTCCGGCTACCTGATCTCGACGCTGCTGCTGCGCGAGCGGGACAAGACGGGCACGATCCGTCTCGGGTCCTTCTGGTGGAAGCGGCTGCTGCGGCTGTACCCGGCACTCGTCGCGCTCGTCGTGGCCGGGCTCCTGCTCTGGAACTGGGTCGGCGACTACAAGGGCGCGTCGTTCTCGGCGGGTGAGGCCGCGTTCATCGCCCTCACCTACACGGGCAACCTCTACCGGTCGTTCTGGGACACCACGCAGGGCGTCTTCGCGCACACGTGGAGCCTCTCGATGGAGGAGCAGTTCTACCTCGTGTGGCCGCCCGTGCTCCTGCTCCTGCTGTCCCTCGGCCGTCGCCGCCGTGCGCTCGTGGCCGGCCTGTCCGTGGTCGTCGTGGCCGCGTCGGCAGCGTCGTGGCTGAGCTACCGCACCCCGTCCGGCGGGTCGACCCCGGACGTGTACTTCTCCCCCGTGCTCGGCGTCGTGCCGCTCGCCACCGGGTGCCTGCTCGCGCTCCTGCTCGACGACGAGCGCGTGCGGTCGTTCGCCGCGGGCATCGCCGGGCACGTCGGCACCTGGGTCGGCGCGGCGGTCGTCGTGGGCGTGCAGTTCTGGATCACCGACGACTGGACCGAGCACGCCTGGACGTTCGGTCTGCTCATGCCGGCGACGGGGCTCTTCACGGCGGTGCTCATCGGCGGGCTCGTGTCGGTCCGCACCCCGGTGTCGGCCGCCCTCTCGTGGGCCCCGGTCGCCTGGTTCGGCCGCCGGGTGTCGTACTCTGCGTACCTCTGGCACCCGCTCGTCATCGCGCTGCTCGGGACCTTCGCCATCGGGTGGCTCGGCAACGTGTGGCTGTTCGCGGTGGCCGTCGTCGTGTCCATCGGGGCGGCGTACGCGGTCGAGGTGCCGGTCGAGAAGCTCCGCAACCGGGCACGTGAGGCCCACCGCCTGGTCGCCGAGGACCGCGCGGCCCGCAGCGCAGCGACCGGCTGA
- a CDS encoding NAD(P)/FAD-dependent oxidoreductase: MPQDTRPHVVIVGGGFAGIAAMRELKDAPVRVTLVDRHVYNMFQPLMYQVATGGLNAGDVTYFLRSLRARQSNADFRHGLLTGIRHDERIAEMSDGEHLHYDYLVLANGVNTSYFGTPGAYEYAYSMYSRSQALRIRDELFTRLEQAAAKQGPDEIRVVIVGGGATGVEMAGALAELRDQALVGAYPEIERGNISITLVHRSGELLKPFAPRLRRYAAKILRKRGVVLRLNAGVEEVMPDGVRLASGEVIPASQVIWATGVAAHKEVGNWGLPQTHGGRIQVNDDLSVKGVDRVFSAGDIAAQDDALAQLAQPALQGGKHAAEQIKRLIAGKSTERFKYFDKGTMATIGTNAAVAQLRGGITMVGPVAWAAWVFVHITSLLGNGNRMSTLTHFFVRYVWFMRKRSIPIVGDVRPVRPNGDREPEPWQLQKAE; this comes from the coding sequence ATGCCGCAGGACACCCGCCCGCACGTCGTCATCGTCGGCGGTGGATTCGCCGGGATCGCCGCGATGCGCGAGCTCAAGGACGCTCCGGTGCGGGTGACGCTGGTCGACCGGCACGTCTACAACATGTTCCAGCCGCTCATGTACCAGGTGGCGACGGGCGGCCTGAACGCCGGCGACGTGACGTACTTCCTCCGCAGCCTCCGCGCGCGGCAGTCGAACGCGGACTTCCGGCACGGGCTCCTCACCGGCATCCGGCACGACGAGCGCATCGCCGAGATGTCGGACGGCGAGCACCTGCACTACGACTACCTCGTCCTGGCCAACGGCGTGAACACGAGCTACTTCGGGACGCCGGGCGCCTACGAGTACGCGTACTCCATGTACTCCCGCTCGCAGGCGCTCCGGATCCGCGACGAGCTGTTCACCCGTCTCGAGCAGGCAGCCGCCAAGCAGGGCCCGGACGAGATCCGCGTGGTGATCGTCGGTGGCGGCGCGACCGGCGTCGAGATGGCCGGTGCGCTCGCCGAGCTCCGCGACCAGGCGCTCGTCGGGGCCTACCCGGAGATCGAGCGCGGCAACATCTCGATCACCCTCGTGCACCGCAGCGGCGAGCTCCTCAAGCCGTTCGCCCCGCGCCTGCGCCGGTACGCGGCGAAGATCCTGCGGAAGCGCGGCGTCGTGCTGCGCCTGAACGCCGGTGTCGAGGAGGTCATGCCCGACGGCGTCCGGCTGGCAAGCGGCGAGGTCATCCCCGCGTCCCAGGTCATCTGGGCGACGGGTGTCGCCGCGCACAAGGAGGTCGGCAACTGGGGCCTCCCGCAGACCCACGGCGGGCGCATCCAGGTGAACGACGACCTGAGCGTCAAGGGTGTGGACCGGGTCTTCTCGGCCGGTGACATCGCCGCCCAGGACGACGCCCTCGCGCAGCTCGCCCAGCCGGCACTGCAGGGCGGGAAGCACGCCGCCGAGCAGATCAAGCGACTCATCGCGGGCAAGTCGACCGAGCGCTTCAAGTACTTCGACAAGGGCACCATGGCCACGATCGGCACGAACGCCGCGGTCGCCCAGCTGCGCGGCGGCATCACGATGGTCGGCCCGGTCGCCTGGGCCGCGTGGGTCTTCGTCCACATCACGAGCCTGCTCGGCAACGGCAACCGCATGTCGACGCTCACCCACTTCTTCGTCCGGTACGTCTGGTTCATGCGGAAGCGCTCGATCCCGATCGTCGGCGACGTCCGCCCGGTGCGCCCGAACGGCGACCGCGAGCCGGAGCCCTGGCAGCTGCAGAAGGCGGAGTAG
- a CDS encoding alpha/beta fold hydrolase, which translates to MRAHIETVRVDGHGVRLRTVAPAGRVRDAFAPTIVLVHGIGMSHRSFRRVQAALSRTHRTVAVDLPGFGGQSYAGRRLEEHEYADLVVRAVTARGAGDLVVLGQSMGAQIAVEAGLRHPDVVTSVVLVGPVVDDRRRSLVRLAAALTVDCVVEGVRMNGVVFTDYVRGAAQYLRELRPMRDYRMIERVRGLTVPVLVIRGLQDPVSRHDWAERVVAAAAEGALVELPGPHHVQERQPIAVARLVDEFRRVQTLQASRDEVAL; encoded by the coding sequence ATGCGAGCGCACATCGAGACGGTCCGGGTCGACGGCCACGGCGTCCGGTTGCGGACGGTCGCGCCGGCCGGACGGGTCCGGGACGCGTTCGCGCCCACGATCGTCCTGGTGCACGGCATCGGGATGTCGCACCGGTCCTTCCGTCGGGTGCAGGCAGCACTGTCCCGCACGCACCGCACCGTGGCCGTCGACCTGCCGGGCTTCGGCGGGCAGTCGTACGCGGGTCGCCGGCTCGAGGAGCACGAGTACGCCGACCTCGTCGTCCGCGCGGTCACCGCCCGTGGTGCCGGGGACCTCGTCGTCCTCGGACAGTCGATGGGGGCGCAGATCGCCGTCGAGGCCGGGCTCCGCCACCCGGACGTCGTCACCTCGGTCGTGCTGGTCGGCCCCGTCGTCGACGACCGCCGCCGCTCGCTCGTCCGACTGGCCGCCGCGCTCACCGTCGACTGCGTGGTCGAGGGCGTTCGTATGAACGGCGTGGTCTTCACCGACTACGTCCGCGGTGCGGCGCAGTACCTCCGTGAGCTCCGGCCGATGCGCGACTACCGGATGATCGAGCGGGTGCGCGGACTCACCGTGCCGGTGCTCGTCATCCGCGGACTGCAGGACCCGGTGTCCCGACACGACTGGGCGGAACGGGTCGTGGCCGCCGCCGCAGAGGGTGCGCTCGTCGAGCTGCCCGGGCCGCACCACGTGCAGGAGCGGCAGCCGATCGCGGTCGCGCGGCTCGTGGACGAGTTCCGCCGGGTGCAGACCCTGCAGGCGTCGCGGGACGAGGTCGCGCTGTGA
- a CDS encoding esterase/lipase family protein, whose product MTDPTVRPAESTDAAAGVPPVRVGLVRRARWAVQDWVYAGIWQVRSLGPTTADDYRTGDRQAVVVIPGVYETWHFMRPLMDVLHDRGHPVHVLTGLRHNVRPVPVSAEAVMAYLDEHDLRGVLVVAHSKGGLIGKYAMTRLDPHGRIDRMVAVSTPFAGSRYAVLAPVRHLRVFRAADPVLAGLARELDANARITSVYGVYDTLIPGGCELAGATNVELEVGGHFRILADRRTAVAVLRAADGD is encoded by the coding sequence GTGACGGACCCGACCGTGCGCCCGGCCGAGTCGACGGACGCGGCGGCAGGCGTGCCTCCCGTCCGGGTCGGACTCGTCCGGCGAGCGCGGTGGGCGGTCCAGGACTGGGTGTACGCCGGGATCTGGCAGGTCCGGAGCCTCGGCCCGACCACGGCCGACGACTACCGGACCGGCGACCGGCAGGCCGTCGTCGTGATCCCCGGTGTCTACGAGACCTGGCACTTCATGCGTCCGCTGATGGACGTCCTGCACGACCGGGGCCACCCGGTGCACGTGCTGACCGGCCTGCGCCACAACGTCCGACCCGTGCCGGTGTCGGCGGAGGCGGTGATGGCGTACCTCGACGAGCACGACCTGCGGGGCGTGCTCGTCGTCGCCCACAGCAAGGGCGGGCTGATCGGGAAGTACGCGATGACACGGCTCGACCCGCACGGCCGGATCGACCGGATGGTCGCGGTGTCGACGCCGTTCGCCGGTTCGCGGTACGCCGTCCTGGCGCCGGTGCGCCACCTCCGGGTCTTCCGTGCCGCCGACCCCGTGCTCGCCGGGCTGGCCCGGGAGCTCGACGCGAACGCCCGGATCACGTCGGTGTACGGCGTGTACGACACCCTCATCCCCGGCGGCTGCGAGCTGGCCGGGGCGACGAACGTGGAGCTCGAGGTCGGCGGGCACTTCCGGATCCTCGCGGACCGGCGGACCGCGGTGGCGGTCCTGCGCGCGGCGGACGGGGACTGA
- a CDS encoding LacI family DNA-binding transcriptional regulator gives MRATVRDVAALAGVSPKTVSNVVNGGVVVRPETRARVEAAVAELAYVPNFSARGLRNGRTGAIALTLPELSSAYSADVARWFVELAHDRGLVVQLEQTAEDPERERELVSRARAHLVDGLVLNPVSLSASTLATTEGLPPTVVIGEVEPEHVDQVHVDSRAAAREVTGMLLDRGHRRIAIVGAARQDSVTATARLRQLGYEDALRATGLRVDPALRVPLPEWTTASAARTFADWLDHHPLPDAVFAFTDSIAFGVLHVLAARGVRVPEQVSVVGFDDVDQASFAIPALTTVSFDRRDFAGAALDLLERRISDRDAPVQTVVVPHRIVERASVAAR, from the coding sequence ATGCGAGCGACCGTGCGGGACGTCGCGGCCCTCGCCGGGGTGTCGCCGAAGACGGTGTCGAACGTCGTCAACGGCGGCGTCGTCGTCCGACCGGAGACACGCGCCCGGGTCGAGGCCGCCGTCGCCGAGCTGGCCTACGTGCCCAACTTCTCCGCGCGGGGCCTCCGCAACGGCCGCACCGGCGCGATCGCCCTCACGCTGCCCGAGCTGTCGAGCGCCTACTCGGCCGACGTCGCCCGGTGGTTCGTCGAACTCGCCCACGACCGCGGTCTCGTCGTGCAGCTGGAGCAGACCGCCGAGGACCCGGAGCGGGAGCGCGAGCTCGTCTCGCGGGCCCGGGCGCACCTGGTCGACGGGCTGGTGCTCAACCCGGTGTCGTTGAGCGCGAGCACCCTCGCGACCACCGAGGGCCTGCCGCCGACCGTCGTCATCGGCGAGGTCGAGCCCGAACACGTCGACCAGGTCCACGTCGACAGCCGGGCGGCGGCGCGCGAGGTGACCGGGATGCTCCTCGACCGCGGGCACCGGCGCATCGCGATCGTCGGGGCCGCTCGGCAGGACAGCGTCACGGCGACGGCGCGGCTGCGGCAGCTCGGGTACGAGGACGCCCTCCGGGCCACGGGCCTCCGCGTCGACCCCGCACTCCGGGTCCCGCTGCCGGAGTGGACGACCGCCTCGGCAGCGCGCACGTTCGCCGACTGGCTCGACCACCACCCGCTGCCCGACGCGGTCTTCGCCTTCACGGACTCGATCGCGTTCGGCGTGCTGCACGTGCTCGCCGCGCGGGGTGTCCGCGTGCCCGAGCAGGTCAGCGTGGTCGGGTTCGACGACGTCGACCAGGCCTCGTTCGCGATCCCGGCGCTGACGACGGTGTCCTTCGACCGGCGGGACTTCGCCGGGGCCGCACTCGACCTCCTCGAACGGCGGATCTCCGACCGCGACGCCCCGGTGCAGACCGTCGTCGTGCCGCACCGGATCGTCGAGCGCGCGAGCGTCGCGGCGCGCTGA
- a CDS encoding endo-1,4-beta-xylanase codes for MATHQDTAHRTGEAVVTVTDADGTPVSGATVEVEQRRHAFGFGNIGFDFVGLANGDPDVGTPALADLWLDVFNTATLPFYWGRFEPERGRPDTERLQRTAAWFRDRGVATKGHPLVWHTVQPDWLLGLDTDEVERLQRERIRREVRDFTGLVDTWDAINEVVIMPHFTNGDNAITPLALDRGRLAMIRMAVEEARTTNPGVTLLLNDFDLSDAYECLIEGVLEAGIRIDAIGLQTHMHQGYWGEDTMLAMVDRFARYGLPLHLTETSLVSGELMPAHIVDLNDHQVASWPSTPEGEARQADELERHYRSLVGHPAVEAITYWGITDEGAWLGAPIGLVRADGTPKPSYDALRRLVKDEWWTGRTTLVTDEAGRVSFRGFRGEHAVRVGGVETAVEIGRDGPVAVRVTTGR; via the coding sequence ATGGCGACGCACCAGGACACAGCACACCGCACGGGCGAAGCCGTCGTGACGGTCACCGACGCGGACGGCACCCCGGTCAGCGGCGCGACGGTCGAGGTGGAGCAGCGGCGGCACGCGTTCGGCTTCGGCAACATCGGCTTCGACTTCGTCGGACTGGCGAACGGCGACCCCGACGTCGGCACCCCGGCGCTCGCGGACCTGTGGCTCGACGTGTTCAACACCGCGACGCTGCCGTTCTACTGGGGTCGCTTCGAACCGGAGCGGGGACGCCCCGACACCGAGCGGCTGCAGCGCACCGCCGCGTGGTTCCGGGACCGCGGGGTCGCGACGAAGGGCCATCCGCTCGTCTGGCACACCGTGCAGCCGGACTGGCTGCTGGGCCTCGACACCGACGAGGTCGAGCGGCTGCAACGGGAACGCATCCGCCGCGAGGTGCGCGACTTCACCGGTCTGGTGGACACATGGGACGCGATCAACGAGGTCGTGATCATGCCGCACTTCACCAACGGCGACAACGCGATCACACCACTGGCCCTGGACCGCGGTCGTCTCGCGATGATCCGGATGGCCGTCGAGGAGGCGCGGACGACCAACCCCGGCGTCACGCTGCTGCTCAACGACTTCGACCTGTCCGACGCGTACGAATGTCTCATCGAGGGCGTCCTCGAGGCCGGGATCCGGATCGACGCCATCGGCCTGCAGACCCACATGCACCAGGGCTACTGGGGCGAGGACACCATGCTCGCGATGGTCGACCGCTTCGCCCGGTACGGCCTCCCGCTGCACCTGACCGAGACCTCGCTCGTGTCCGGCGAGCTCATGCCGGCACACATCGTCGACCTCAACGACCACCAGGTGGCGTCGTGGCCCTCGACCCCGGAGGGCGAGGCACGGCAGGCCGACGAACTCGAACGGCACTACCGCAGCCTGGTCGGCCACCCCGCGGTCGAGGCGATCACCTACTGGGGCATCACCGACGAGGGCGCGTGGCTCGGCGCACCGATCGGGTTGGTGCGTGCGGACGGGACACCGAAGCCGTCGTACGACGCACTCCGACGGCTGGTCAAGGACGAGTGGTGGACCGGCCGGACGACCCTCGTCACCGACGAGGCCGGACGCGTGTCGTTCCGCGGGTTCCGCGGGGAACACGCCGTCCGTGTCGGAGGCGTCGAGACCGCGGTCGAGATCGGCCGCGACGGTCCGGTCGCGGTGCGGGTGACCACCGGCCGCTGA
- a CDS encoding LacI family DNA-binding transcriptional regulator, protein MDAIARPAPPPGRTTISDVARAAGVSVPTVSKVINGRDGVAAATSQRVLAVIENLGYESSLVARSLRRTRTDVIGILVTEFEPFSTELLKGISSAADGTGYELLAYAGLVSGEARPGWERRSLSRLAGTLIDGAIVVTPTTLMASTPIPVVSIDPHTGPEGHAAIDSDNIGGARAATEHLIGLGHRRIAHIRGRADLASAELREIGYRQSLEAAGIPFDPALVCVGDYQTAATAEVARELLSRPDRPTAVFAANDSSAIGVLQVAGELGLRVPQDLSVVGFDDVPQAANATPPLTTVAQPLHDLGAEALRMLLELLGGRDVPAHVQLPASLVVRASTAPPPGA, encoded by the coding sequence GTGGATGCCATCGCCCGTCCTGCTCCCCCGCCGGGGCGGACCACCATCAGCGATGTCGCGCGGGCAGCCGGCGTCTCGGTGCCGACGGTCTCCAAGGTCATCAACGGGCGTGACGGTGTCGCCGCCGCGACCTCGCAGCGGGTGCTCGCGGTGATCGAGAACCTGGGGTACGAGAGCTCGCTCGTCGCACGCAGCCTCCGCCGCACGCGCACCGACGTCATCGGCATCCTGGTCACCGAGTTCGAGCCGTTCTCGACCGAGCTCCTCAAGGGCATCTCCTCGGCCGCCGACGGCACCGGGTACGAGCTCCTCGCCTACGCCGGACTGGTCAGCGGCGAGGCACGACCAGGCTGGGAACGCCGGTCCCTCTCCCGTCTCGCCGGCACGCTCATCGACGGCGCCATCGTGGTCACGCCGACGACGCTCATGGCGAGCACCCCGATCCCGGTCGTCTCGATCGACCCGCACACCGGCCCCGAGGGGCACGCCGCCATCGACTCGGACAACATCGGCGGGGCACGGGCCGCCACCGAGCACCTGATCGGCCTCGGGCACCGGCGGATCGCGCACATCCGCGGCCGTGCGGACCTGGCCTCGGCCGAACTCCGCGAGATCGGGTACCGCCAGTCGCTCGAGGCCGCCGGGATCCCGTTCGACCCGGCCCTCGTGTGCGTCGGCGACTACCAGACCGCCGCCACCGCCGAGGTCGCCCGCGAATTGCTCTCCCGCCCGGACCGACCCACGGCGGTGTTCGCGGCGAACGACAGCTCCGCGATCGGGGTCCTGCAGGTCGCCGGCGAACTCGGGCTCCGCGTGCCGCAGGACCTGTCCGTGGTCGGCTTCGACGACGTCCCGCAGGCCGCGAACGCCACACCCCCGCTGACGACGGTGGCGCAGCCGTTGCACGACCTCGGTGCCGAGGCACTGCGGATGCTCCTCGAACTCCTCGGCGGCCGCGACGTCCCGGCGCACGTGCAGCTGCCGGCGTCGCTGGTCGTCCGCGCGAGCACCGCGCCGCCGCCCGGCGCCTGA
- a CDS encoding ABC transporter substrate-binding protein: protein MTRKNRFAAAIAIAAGTALLATGCSSGGAADDGNGKVTMTFWHNSTTGPGKAYWADTVKAFEEKNPNVTIKIQAVQNEDLDGKLQTALNSGDGPDVFLQRGGGKLNAMINAGQLLDIKDSISADAKKSISAGTFSGYDAKDGTYAMPVAVLPEGIWYSKDLFDKAGIEGTPTTMDELNEDIAKLKDSGVDPVAVGAKDAWPAAHWFYNFALRACSEKTLTGAAESLKFDNACWTEAGEQLEAFNDTKPFNKGFLTTAAQQGAGSSAGLLANHKAAMELMGAWDPGVISSLTPDAKPLPDLGWFPFPAVEGGKGDPKSMMGGVDGYSCTAQAPKKACTDFLNFIVQKDNQEGYYKAFQAIPVNQDAQSVVSEPYLKSALAAYKEAPFVSQYLDTLYGQNVGNAMNTSVVDVLAGKGTAKDIVTTTNQAAAKG from the coding sequence ATGACGAGGAAGAACAGGTTCGCGGCGGCCATCGCCATCGCAGCCGGCACCGCACTGCTCGCCACGGGCTGCTCGAGCGGCGGCGCAGCCGACGACGGCAACGGCAAGGTCACGATGACCTTCTGGCACAACTCCACCACCGGCCCCGGCAAGGCCTACTGGGCCGACACGGTCAAGGCGTTCGAGGAGAAGAACCCGAACGTCACGATCAAGATCCAGGCCGTGCAGAACGAGGACCTGGACGGCAAGCTCCAGACCGCGCTCAACTCCGGCGACGGCCCCGACGTGTTCCTGCAGCGCGGCGGCGGCAAGCTCAACGCGATGATCAACGCCGGACAGCTGCTCGACATCAAGGACTCGATCAGCGCCGACGCGAAGAAGTCGATCAGCGCCGGCACGTTCTCCGGGTACGACGCGAAGGACGGCACCTACGCCATGCCCGTCGCCGTGCTCCCTGAGGGCATCTGGTACAGCAAGGACCTCTTCGACAAGGCCGGCATCGAGGGCACGCCCACGACGATGGACGAGCTCAACGAGGACATCGCCAAGCTCAAGGACTCCGGCGTCGACCCGGTCGCCGTCGGCGCCAAGGACGCCTGGCCCGCCGCGCACTGGTTCTACAACTTCGCCCTCCGCGCCTGCAGCGAGAAGACCCTGACCGGTGCCGCCGAGTCGCTGAAGTTCGACAACGCGTGCTGGACCGAGGCCGGCGAGCAGCTCGAGGCCTTCAACGACACGAAGCCGTTCAACAAGGGCTTCCTCACCACCGCCGCGCAGCAGGGCGCCGGCAGCTCCGCCGGTCTCCTCGCCAACCACAAGGCCGCCATGGAGCTCATGGGCGCGTGGGACCCGGGCGTGATCTCCTCGCTTACCCCGGACGCCAAGCCGCTGCCCGACCTCGGCTGGTTCCCGTTCCCGGCCGTCGAGGGCGGCAAGGGTGACCCGAAGTCGATGATGGGTGGCGTCGACGGCTACTCCTGCACCGCGCAGGCCCCGAAGAAGGCGTGCACCGACTTCCTCAACTTCATCGTGCAGAAGGACAACCAGGAGGGCTACTACAAGGCCTTCCAGGCCATCCCGGTGAACCAGGACGCGCAGTCCGTCGTGTCGGAGCCCTACCTGAAGTCGGCCCTCGCCGCCTACAAGGAGGCCCCGTTCGTCTCGCAGTACCTCGACACCCTGTACGGCCAGAACGTCGGCAACGCGATGAACACCAGCGTCGTGGACGTCCTCGCCGGCAAGGGCACCGCCAAGGACATCGTCACCACCACCAACCAGGCTGCGGCCAAGGGCTGA